Proteins from a single region of Cryptococcus neoformans var. neoformans JEC21 chromosome 6 sequence:
- a CDS encoding alpha-1,6-mannosyltransferase, putative gives MSVLKWLNPRSNKYSSLPTSNPSSGHLNPELFHSSPAKRKRLLQIGLGTVFSILLLGAVIRQSVLPRSLVTGQKDNDWQDGVPGIIGDVSANPNQENPIEASGEIELEREKPGWTEAMGWKSSSNKGLADLGEIAEQRYILNVDAGESGTREYFRRLYDFAVTLPVRLHSPFLSSLHDHLPPAYIDALPNYPNSQPYLPSMVSYKNIHMTDKTFNPQNKFIQSWEETNSKDGWQINFLDDQQAQDWVEKNFRRSDVEWAWNFMHRGVLKADFLRYLLPLVHGGVYSDVDTRPIRPIEQWGLLDTEYLDLTATDGPSWKTALSTHPAVIVAVDVDVHAKQGWERYWPRPLGICQWTLSSAPNHPIFLDAVRRVVNSSRVVQAWEEQRDEEVTRLEREQPRGWSREVDRLRKLGRSEAMSVMEWTGPGLFTDSVLAFLLSRYNVTWHRLRGLEHPLRIGDVLILPITAFSPGGEKDFRAKGPDSPQANVLHNFRGSWKPDGA, from the exons ATGTCTGTCCTCAAATGGCTCAATCCTCGCAGCAACAAATACTCTTCGCTCCCGACTTCCAATCCGAGCTCTGGGCATCTCAATCCCGAACTATTTCATAGCTCACCTGCCAAGCGGAAGCGGCTACTGCAGATTGGTCTGGGTACAGTATTTAGCATCTTGCTCCTTGGTGCGGTCATCAGACAGAGTGTCCTTCCGCGGTCTCTGGTTACAGGACAAAAAGACAACGACTGGCAAGATGGTGTACCAGGGATAATAGGAGATGTGTCAGCAAATCCAAACCAGGAAAATCCTATAGAGGCTAGCGGAGAAATAGAGCTGGAACGTGAGAAACCAGGATGGACAGAGGCCATGGGTTGGAAATCGTCCAGCAATAAAGGATTGGCCGATCTTGGAGAGATAGCCGAACAAAGATATATATTAAATGTTGATGCAGGAGAAAGCGGTACACGAGA ATACTTCCGCCGTCTGTATGATTTTGCAGTCACGCTTCCAGTGCGTCTTCATTCGCCCTTTCTGTCCTCACTTCACGACCATCTACCACCAGCATATATCGATGCTCTACCTAATTACCCCAACAGTCAGCCCTATTTGCCATCGATGGTGTCTTATAAAAACATTCATATGACTGATAAGACATTCAACCCTCAAAACAAATTTATACAATCGTGGGAAGAGACAAACAGCAAAGACGGATGGCAAATCAATTTTTTGGACGATCAACAGGCGCAGGATTGGGTGGAAAAGAATTTTAGGCGAAGTGATGTTGAGTGGGCTTGGAACTTCATGCACCGAGGGGTACTGAAAGCAGACTTTTTGAGATATTTGCTCCCCTTAGTCCATGGTGGCGTATATTCTGACGTAGAT ACTCGCCCTATTCGACCGATCGAGCAATGGGGTCTCCTCGATACAGAATATCTTGACCTTACTGCAACGGACGGTCCGTCTTGGAAAACTGCCCTCTCTACACACCCCGCTGTAATTGTCGCCGTTGACGTCGATGTTCACGCTAAGCAGGGTTGGGAGCGCTACTGGCCTCGCCCGCTTGGAATTTGCCAGTGGACGTTATCCTCTGCACCAAACCACCCAATTTTCCTTGATGCGGTTAGAAGGGTGGTAAATTCGTCGCGAGTGGTACAGGCTTGGGAGGAGCAGAGGGACGAAGAGGTCACCAGACTTGAAAGAGAGCAACCCCGGGGATGGTCCCGAGAGGTGGACCGTTTGCGCAAGCTAGGGCGGAGCGAAGCGATGAGTGTGATGGAATGGACTGGCCCAGGGCTATTCACCGATTCTGTTTTGGC ATTCCTTCTCTCTAGGTATAATGTCACTTGGCACCGTTTGCGGGGGTTAGAACATCCTCTCAGAATTGGGGATGTCCTTATTCTTCCAATCACAGCTTTCTCCCCGGGTGGCGAGAAAGACTTCAGGGCGAAGGGACCAGACTCGCCCCAAGCTAATGTTCTTCACAATT TCCGAGGAAGCTGGAAGCCTGACGGGGCTTGA